From Streptomyces sp. 6-11-2, one genomic window encodes:
- a CDS encoding TetR family transcriptional regulator gives MPARASTSRPASPPLTERQEARRRRILRASAQLAARGGFDAVQMREVAESSQVALGTLYRYFPSKVHLLVATMQDQLERLHGTLRKNPPAGESAAERVAETLMRAFGALQRDPHLADAMVRALTFADRSVSPEVDQVSRQTTAIILDAMGLEEPTAEQLSVVRVIEHTWLSALITWLSGRASLAQAKADIGTACRLIDLTMPAVAHE, from the coding sequence ATGCCTGCGCGAGCCAGTACCTCCCGGCCGGCCTCACCGCCTCTCACCGAGCGGCAGGAGGCCCGTCGCCGCCGCATCCTGCGCGCGAGCGCGCAACTGGCCGCCCGGGGCGGCTTCGACGCCGTGCAGATGCGGGAGGTCGCGGAGTCCTCGCAGGTGGCGCTGGGCACGCTCTACCGGTACTTCCCGTCCAAGGTGCACCTGCTCGTCGCCACGATGCAGGACCAGTTGGAGCGCCTGCACGGCACGCTGCGCAAGAACCCGCCGGCCGGCGAGAGCGCCGCCGAGCGGGTGGCGGAGACCCTGATGCGCGCCTTCGGCGCCCTCCAGCGCGACCCCCACCTCGCGGACGCGATGGTCCGCGCGCTGACCTTCGCGGACCGCAGCGTGAGCCCGGAGGTCGACCAGGTCTCCCGCCAGACCACCGCGATCATCCTGGACGCCATGGGCCTGGAGGAGCCCACCGCCGAGCAGCTCTCCGTGGTCCGCGTGATCGAGCACACCTGGCTCTCGGCCCTGATCACCTGGCTCTCGGGCCGTGCCTCCCTCGCCCAGGCGAAGGCCGACATAGGGACGGCGTGCCGTCTGATCGACCTGACCATGCCCGCCGTGGCGCACGAATAG
- a CDS encoding glycosyltransferase family 4 protein → MTAEPSQAGSPADLAADGERPLGIALLTYKGNPFCGGQGVYVRHLSRELARLGHRVEVIAAQPYPVLDTPDTLGGIAGDGHDGRLRLTELPSLDLYRQPDPFRTPKRDEYRDWIDALEVATMWAGGFPEPLTFSLRARRHLRARRGEFDIVHDNQTLGYGLLGDVGAPLVTTIHHPITVDRKLELDAAEGWQRRWSVRRWYAFTRMQKRVARRLPSVLTVSGTSRQEIVDHLGVRGDRVQVVHIGADTDLFSPDPAVRQVPGRIVTTSSADVPLKGLVFLVEALAKVRAEHPAAHLVVVGKRPEQGPVAQAVERYGLEGAVEFVKGISDAELVGLVRSAEVACVPSLYEGFSLPAAEAMATRTPLVATTGGAVPEVAGRDGETCLAVPPGDAGALATALGRLLGDPELRLRLGRAGRERVLRHFTWARAAEGTVAQYREALDRSRAGTSVGRSAGTPGAGPARTGTTTTDADLNRESRATC, encoded by the coding sequence GTGACCGCTGAGCCCAGTCAGGCGGGGTCCCCGGCGGACCTGGCGGCGGACGGCGAGCGACCGCTCGGCATAGCGCTCCTCACCTACAAGGGGAACCCGTTCTGCGGCGGCCAGGGTGTCTACGTCCGCCACCTCTCGCGCGAACTGGCCCGCCTCGGTCACCGGGTCGAGGTGATCGCCGCCCAGCCCTACCCCGTCCTCGACACCCCCGACACCCTCGGTGGGATCGCCGGCGACGGCCACGACGGCCGGCTGCGCCTGACCGAGCTGCCGAGCCTGGACCTCTACCGGCAGCCGGACCCCTTCCGCACCCCGAAGCGCGACGAGTACCGCGACTGGATCGACGCGCTGGAGGTCGCCACCATGTGGGCCGGCGGCTTCCCCGAGCCGCTGACCTTCTCGCTGCGCGCCCGCCGCCATCTGCGCGCCCGGCGCGGGGAGTTCGACATCGTCCACGACAACCAGACCCTGGGATACGGGCTGCTGGGGGACGTCGGCGCGCCACTGGTCACCACCATCCACCACCCCATCACCGTGGACCGGAAGCTGGAGCTGGACGCCGCCGAGGGATGGCAGCGGCGCTGGTCCGTACGCCGCTGGTACGCCTTCACCCGCATGCAGAAGCGCGTCGCGCGCCGGCTGCCCTCCGTGCTCACCGTCTCCGGCACCTCCCGCCAGGAGATCGTCGACCATCTCGGCGTGCGCGGGGACCGCGTCCAGGTCGTGCACATCGGCGCCGACACCGACCTGTTCTCACCCGACCCGGCCGTGCGGCAGGTGCCCGGCCGGATCGTGACCACCTCCAGCGCGGACGTGCCGCTCAAGGGGCTGGTGTTCCTCGTCGAGGCGCTGGCGAAGGTGCGTGCCGAGCACCCCGCCGCGCACCTCGTCGTCGTCGGCAAGCGGCCCGAGCAGGGCCCGGTCGCGCAGGCGGTCGAACGCTACGGCCTCGAAGGCGCCGTCGAGTTCGTCAAGGGGATCTCGGACGCCGAACTGGTCGGCCTGGTCCGCTCGGCCGAGGTCGCCTGCGTGCCGTCGCTGTACGAGGGCTTCTCCCTGCCGGCGGCCGAGGCCATGGCCACGCGCACTCCGCTGGTCGCCACGACCGGGGGCGCCGTCCCCGAGGTCGCCGGACGCGACGGCGAGACGTGCCTGGCCGTGCCGCCGGGCGACGCCGGGGCGCTGGCCACGGCGCTCGGCCGGCTGCTGGGAGACCCGGAGCTGCGCCTCCGGCTGGGCCGGGCCGGGCGCGAGCGGGTCCTGCGGCACTTCACCTGGGCCCGCGCCGCCGAGGGAACCGTGGCCCAGTACCGCGAGGCCCTCGACCGCTCCCGTGCGGGCACCTCCGTCGGCCGGAGCGCGGGCACCCCGGGCGCCGGCCCCGCGCGGACCGGCACCACCACGACCGACGCCGACCTCAACCGAGAAAGCAGGGCCACGTGCTGA